A single genomic interval of Littorina saxatilis isolate snail1 linkage group LG17, US_GU_Lsax_2.0, whole genome shotgun sequence harbors:
- the LOC138953204 gene encoding uncharacterized protein isoform X2, with amino-acid sequence MATPNVEFYQRQKDWQDQVSKSEQERMQLEKQLKLLMQSDQNSAQLKAAKLHTYWKKVCADEKRAQQRNAMLMREFERIDSHMSSMAARTQRLNFLKQQYADYVARTYPQWTQKVEQHMRGETQQQSRTAQDSASIRRSQDWAEAEKDISNQHHQQNNQQQQQQQQQQQQQNQQQQQQQQKRQQQQQQQRARISRDESSAGEDSSGARGPNMSQPVQSVSVQRISPTTKVGDVTNISTRKTSNAGAASQQQMQQQQQRPATAVKQPIVQSAREDSVKSEYVNISQFSNQQAAPPHAGQGDQASMNPGNDDDLSDFGSGSDLPLSAGDASPVKHAPGGATPQRDEGTRSRPDSVRSMRSSGSLLPELTVDGLIRLLRHVEADLERDIQGVEYYSSPIFDSEEKMELIQRANAGGALQGLPGSKASNLVLEQMSHVVRSLPEQCLIGEQLLTQPLQRITPSIIGDSLTGESQTLWIAVFTHFNQLHAANVMEAKEIAAVFVPCIVADRSQHQDKAFALLVNLLEGDDVTDASSIASPRHQHMGNSSSLMEDGRVPPLKFGSLVDKPFSDDESSFFDQSMPKEPAVPLNETSAYKQMLSGTFSRTSQKAPVPSDDTDDDVEKEFANVLSPRSPTKPTAQNPSPRVAPQRQVSEVESLSEVSSPGPKSPKIPVYVPTAVEQKSVLGSTGSSVGQRRAGGLRLGSDFDTDSELEPGLFGSSKKPDPKDKDDFDFYD; translated from the exons TGCCcagctgaaagctgccaagctTCACACCTACTGGAAGAAAGTCTGTGCAGATGAGAAACGAGCTCAGCAAAGAAATGCTATGCTGATGCGTGAATTTGAAAGAATAGATTCTCACATGTCTTCCATGGCTGCTCGCACTCAGCGTCTGAATTTTTTGAAG CAACAATATGCTGACTATGTGGCTCGCACCTACCCACAATGGACCCAGAAAGTGGAACAGCATATGAGGGGAGAAACACAGCAG CAGAGCAGAACTGCTCAGGACTCAGCAAGCATCAGACGATCACAGGACTGGGcagaagcagaaaaagacatCTCGAACCAACATCACCAGCAAAacaaccagcaacaacaacaacagcagcaacaacaacagcagcaaaaccaacagcagcaacaacaacagcagaaacgacagcagcaacaacaacagcagaggGCTCGTATTTCTCGGGATGAAAGCAGCGCTGGAGAGGACAGTTCAGGAGCTAGAGGGCCTAATATGTCACAACCTGTGCAGAGTGTCAGCGTGCAGAGAATTTCTCCCACTACCAAGGTGGGAGATGTCACCAACATCTCCACCAGGAAAACTTCTAATGCTGGAGCAGCTAGCCAGCAGCAGatgcaacaacagcagcaacgaCCTGCAACCGCTGTAAAACAACCCATAGTGCAGAGTGCGCGAGAGGATTCTGTAAAATCAGAATATGTCAACATCAGTCAGTTCTCCAATCAACAGGCTGCGCCTCCTCATGCAG GTCAGGGAGACCAAGCCTCCATGAATCCAGGGAATGATGATGACCTGAGTGACTTTGGCAGCGGAAGTGACCTTCCCTTGAGTGCAGGTGACGCTTCACCCGTGAAACACGCTCCTGGTGGGGCCACACCTCAGCGAGATGAAGGAACAAGGTCTCGACCCGATAGCGTTCGCTCTATGCGTAGCAGTGG ATCTCTGCTTCCTGAATTGACTGTTGATGGACTGATCCGACTGCTGCGTCACGTTGAGGCCGACCTGGAGCGAGACATACAGGGGGTCGAGTACTACAGCTCTCCTATCTTTGACTCTGAGGAGAAAATGGAACTCATACA GCGTGCCAATGCGGGAGGGGCCCTGCAAGGGTTGCCAGGATCTAAAGCGAGTAACCTTGTCCTGGAGCAGATGTCTCATGTTGTGCGCAGCCTTCCAGAGCAGTGTCTCATCGGTGAACAACTCCTGACACAACCATTGCAGCGTATAACGCCTAGTATTATCGG AGACAGCCTGACAGGAGAGTCACAGACACTGTGGATTGCAGTCTTCACTCACTTCAACCAACTGCATGCAGCTAATGTGATGGAGGCCAAGGAGATTGCTGCTGTCTTTGTGCCCTGCATCGTCGCTGACCGCTCACAGCATCAGGACAAG GCGTTTGCGCTGTTGGTGAACTTGCTGGAGGGAGACGATGTAACCGACGCTTCCAGCATTGCCTCTCCCCGACACCAGCACATGGGCAACTCCAGCAGTCTCATGGAGGATGGTAGAG TGCCCCCTTTGAAGTTTGGCAGCCTGGTTGACAAACCGTTCAGTGACGATGAGTCCAGCTTCTTTGACCAGAGCATGCCCAAAGAGCCTGCTGTGCCACTCAATG AAACATCAGCGTACAAGCAGATGCTGTCAGGGACATTTTCACGCACCTCACAGAAAGCTCCTGTCCCGTCTGATGACACAGACGATGATGTGGAGAAGGAGTTTGCCAATGTTTTGTCTCCTAGGAGCCCTACCAA ACCCACAGCCCAGAACCCTTCACCTCGGGTAGCACCACAGCGACAGGTGTCAGAGGTTGAGAGCCTCTCAGAAGTCAGCTCACCTGGGCCCAAGTCTCCCAAGATACCTGTGTATGTTCCCACTGCTGTGGAACAAAA ATCTGTCCTTGGTTCTACAGGATCAAGTGTTGGTCAGAGACGAGCAG GGGGCCTCAGGCTTGGTTCAGACTTTGACACCGACTCGGAGTTGGAGCCTGGACTCTTCGGCAGCAGTAAAAAGCCTGAcccaaaagacaaagatgacTTTGATTTTTATGACTAG
- the LOC138953204 gene encoding uncharacterized protein isoform X1 has product MATPNVEFYQRQKDWQDQVSKSEQERMQLEKQLKLLMQSDQNSAQLKAAKLHTYWKKVCADEKRAQQRNAMLMREFERIDSHMSSMAARTQRLNFLKQQYADYVARTYPQWTQKVEQHMRGETQQQQSRTAQDSASIRRSQDWAEAEKDISNQHHQQNNQQQQQQQQQQQQQNQQQQQQQQKRQQQQQQQRARISRDESSAGEDSSGARGPNMSQPVQSVSVQRISPTTKVGDVTNISTRKTSNAGAASQQQMQQQQQRPATAVKQPIVQSAREDSVKSEYVNISQFSNQQAAPPHAGQGDQASMNPGNDDDLSDFGSGSDLPLSAGDASPVKHAPGGATPQRDEGTRSRPDSVRSMRSSGSLLPELTVDGLIRLLRHVEADLERDIQGVEYYSSPIFDSEEKMELIQRANAGGALQGLPGSKASNLVLEQMSHVVRSLPEQCLIGEQLLTQPLQRITPSIIGDSLTGESQTLWIAVFTHFNQLHAANVMEAKEIAAVFVPCIVADRSQHQDKAFALLVNLLEGDDVTDASSIASPRHQHMGNSSSLMEDGRVPPLKFGSLVDKPFSDDESSFFDQSMPKEPAVPLNETSAYKQMLSGTFSRTSQKAPVPSDDTDDDVEKEFANVLSPRSPTKPTAQNPSPRVAPQRQVSEVESLSEVSSPGPKSPKIPVYVPTAVEQKSVLGSTGSSVGQRRAGGLRLGSDFDTDSELEPGLFGSSKKPDPKDKDDFDFYD; this is encoded by the exons TGCCcagctgaaagctgccaagctTCACACCTACTGGAAGAAAGTCTGTGCAGATGAGAAACGAGCTCAGCAAAGAAATGCTATGCTGATGCGTGAATTTGAAAGAATAGATTCTCACATGTCTTCCATGGCTGCTCGCACTCAGCGTCTGAATTTTTTGAAG CAACAATATGCTGACTATGTGGCTCGCACCTACCCACAATGGACCCAGAAAGTGGAACAGCATATGAGGGGAGAAACACAGCAG CAGCAGAGCAGAACTGCTCAGGACTCAGCAAGCATCAGACGATCACAGGACTGGGcagaagcagaaaaagacatCTCGAACCAACATCACCAGCAAAacaaccagcaacaacaacaacagcagcaacaacaacagcagcaaaaccaacagcagcaacaacaacagcagaaacgacagcagcaacaacaacagcagaggGCTCGTATTTCTCGGGATGAAAGCAGCGCTGGAGAGGACAGTTCAGGAGCTAGAGGGCCTAATATGTCACAACCTGTGCAGAGTGTCAGCGTGCAGAGAATTTCTCCCACTACCAAGGTGGGAGATGTCACCAACATCTCCACCAGGAAAACTTCTAATGCTGGAGCAGCTAGCCAGCAGCAGatgcaacaacagcagcaacgaCCTGCAACCGCTGTAAAACAACCCATAGTGCAGAGTGCGCGAGAGGATTCTGTAAAATCAGAATATGTCAACATCAGTCAGTTCTCCAATCAACAGGCTGCGCCTCCTCATGCAG GTCAGGGAGACCAAGCCTCCATGAATCCAGGGAATGATGATGACCTGAGTGACTTTGGCAGCGGAAGTGACCTTCCCTTGAGTGCAGGTGACGCTTCACCCGTGAAACACGCTCCTGGTGGGGCCACACCTCAGCGAGATGAAGGAACAAGGTCTCGACCCGATAGCGTTCGCTCTATGCGTAGCAGTGG ATCTCTGCTTCCTGAATTGACTGTTGATGGACTGATCCGACTGCTGCGTCACGTTGAGGCCGACCTGGAGCGAGACATACAGGGGGTCGAGTACTACAGCTCTCCTATCTTTGACTCTGAGGAGAAAATGGAACTCATACA GCGTGCCAATGCGGGAGGGGCCCTGCAAGGGTTGCCAGGATCTAAAGCGAGTAACCTTGTCCTGGAGCAGATGTCTCATGTTGTGCGCAGCCTTCCAGAGCAGTGTCTCATCGGTGAACAACTCCTGACACAACCATTGCAGCGTATAACGCCTAGTATTATCGG AGACAGCCTGACAGGAGAGTCACAGACACTGTGGATTGCAGTCTTCACTCACTTCAACCAACTGCATGCAGCTAATGTGATGGAGGCCAAGGAGATTGCTGCTGTCTTTGTGCCCTGCATCGTCGCTGACCGCTCACAGCATCAGGACAAG GCGTTTGCGCTGTTGGTGAACTTGCTGGAGGGAGACGATGTAACCGACGCTTCCAGCATTGCCTCTCCCCGACACCAGCACATGGGCAACTCCAGCAGTCTCATGGAGGATGGTAGAG TGCCCCCTTTGAAGTTTGGCAGCCTGGTTGACAAACCGTTCAGTGACGATGAGTCCAGCTTCTTTGACCAGAGCATGCCCAAAGAGCCTGCTGTGCCACTCAATG AAACATCAGCGTACAAGCAGATGCTGTCAGGGACATTTTCACGCACCTCACAGAAAGCTCCTGTCCCGTCTGATGACACAGACGATGATGTGGAGAAGGAGTTTGCCAATGTTTTGTCTCCTAGGAGCCCTACCAA ACCCACAGCCCAGAACCCTTCACCTCGGGTAGCACCACAGCGACAGGTGTCAGAGGTTGAGAGCCTCTCAGAAGTCAGCTCACCTGGGCCCAAGTCTCCCAAGATACCTGTGTATGTTCCCACTGCTGTGGAACAAAA ATCTGTCCTTGGTTCTACAGGATCAAGTGTTGGTCAGAGACGAGCAG GGGGCCTCAGGCTTGGTTCAGACTTTGACACCGACTCGGAGTTGGAGCCTGGACTCTTCGGCAGCAGTAAAAAGCCTGAcccaaaagacaaagatgacTTTGATTTTTATGACTAG
- the LOC138953204 gene encoding uncharacterized protein isoform X3, with protein MATPNVEFYQRQKDWQDQVSKSEQERMQLEKQLKLLMQSDQNSAQLKAAKLHTYWKKVCADEKRAQQRNAMLMREFERIDSHMSSMAARTQRLNFLKQQYADYVARTYPQWTQKVEQHMRGETQQQQSRTAQDSASIRRSQDWAEAEKDISNQHHQQNNQQQQQQQQQQQQQNQQQQQQQQKRQQQQQQQRARISRDESSAGEDSSGARGPNMSQPVQSVSVQRISPTTKVGDVTNISTRKTSNAGAASQQQMQQQQQRPATAVKQPIVQSAREDSVKSEYVNISQFSNQQAAPPHAGQGDQASMNPGNDDDLSDFGSGSDLPLSAGDASPVKHAPGGATPQRDEGTRSRPDSVRSMRSSGSLLPELTVDGLIRLLRHVEADLERDIQGVEYYSSPIFDSEEKMELIQRANAGGALQGLPGSKASNLVLEQMSHVVRSLPEQCLIGEQLLTQPLQRITPSIIGDSLTGESQTLWIAVFTHFNQLHAANVMEAKEIAAVFVPCIVADRSQHQDKAFALLVNLLEGDDVTDASSIASPRHQHMGNSSSLMEDGRVPPLKFGSLVDKPFSDDESSFFDQSMPKEPAVPLNETSAYKQMLSGTFSRTSQKAPVPSDDTDDDVEKEFANVLSPRSPTKSVLGSTGSSVGQRRAGGLRLGSDFDTDSELEPGLFGSSKKPDPKDKDDFDFYD; from the exons TGCCcagctgaaagctgccaagctTCACACCTACTGGAAGAAAGTCTGTGCAGATGAGAAACGAGCTCAGCAAAGAAATGCTATGCTGATGCGTGAATTTGAAAGAATAGATTCTCACATGTCTTCCATGGCTGCTCGCACTCAGCGTCTGAATTTTTTGAAG CAACAATATGCTGACTATGTGGCTCGCACCTACCCACAATGGACCCAGAAAGTGGAACAGCATATGAGGGGAGAAACACAGCAG CAGCAGAGCAGAACTGCTCAGGACTCAGCAAGCATCAGACGATCACAGGACTGGGcagaagcagaaaaagacatCTCGAACCAACATCACCAGCAAAacaaccagcaacaacaacaacagcagcaacaacaacagcagcaaaaccaacagcagcaacaacaacagcagaaacgacagcagcaacaacaacagcagaggGCTCGTATTTCTCGGGATGAAAGCAGCGCTGGAGAGGACAGTTCAGGAGCTAGAGGGCCTAATATGTCACAACCTGTGCAGAGTGTCAGCGTGCAGAGAATTTCTCCCACTACCAAGGTGGGAGATGTCACCAACATCTCCACCAGGAAAACTTCTAATGCTGGAGCAGCTAGCCAGCAGCAGatgcaacaacagcagcaacgaCCTGCAACCGCTGTAAAACAACCCATAGTGCAGAGTGCGCGAGAGGATTCTGTAAAATCAGAATATGTCAACATCAGTCAGTTCTCCAATCAACAGGCTGCGCCTCCTCATGCAG GTCAGGGAGACCAAGCCTCCATGAATCCAGGGAATGATGATGACCTGAGTGACTTTGGCAGCGGAAGTGACCTTCCCTTGAGTGCAGGTGACGCTTCACCCGTGAAACACGCTCCTGGTGGGGCCACACCTCAGCGAGATGAAGGAACAAGGTCTCGACCCGATAGCGTTCGCTCTATGCGTAGCAGTGG ATCTCTGCTTCCTGAATTGACTGTTGATGGACTGATCCGACTGCTGCGTCACGTTGAGGCCGACCTGGAGCGAGACATACAGGGGGTCGAGTACTACAGCTCTCCTATCTTTGACTCTGAGGAGAAAATGGAACTCATACA GCGTGCCAATGCGGGAGGGGCCCTGCAAGGGTTGCCAGGATCTAAAGCGAGTAACCTTGTCCTGGAGCAGATGTCTCATGTTGTGCGCAGCCTTCCAGAGCAGTGTCTCATCGGTGAACAACTCCTGACACAACCATTGCAGCGTATAACGCCTAGTATTATCGG AGACAGCCTGACAGGAGAGTCACAGACACTGTGGATTGCAGTCTTCACTCACTTCAACCAACTGCATGCAGCTAATGTGATGGAGGCCAAGGAGATTGCTGCTGTCTTTGTGCCCTGCATCGTCGCTGACCGCTCACAGCATCAGGACAAG GCGTTTGCGCTGTTGGTGAACTTGCTGGAGGGAGACGATGTAACCGACGCTTCCAGCATTGCCTCTCCCCGACACCAGCACATGGGCAACTCCAGCAGTCTCATGGAGGATGGTAGAG TGCCCCCTTTGAAGTTTGGCAGCCTGGTTGACAAACCGTTCAGTGACGATGAGTCCAGCTTCTTTGACCAGAGCATGCCCAAAGAGCCTGCTGTGCCACTCAATG AAACATCAGCGTACAAGCAGATGCTGTCAGGGACATTTTCACGCACCTCACAGAAAGCTCCTGTCCCGTCTGATGACACAGACGATGATGTGGAGAAGGAGTTTGCCAATGTTTTGTCTCCTAGGAGCCCTACCAA ATCTGTCCTTGGTTCTACAGGATCAAGTGTTGGTCAGAGACGAGCAG GGGGCCTCAGGCTTGGTTCAGACTTTGACACCGACTCGGAGTTGGAGCCTGGACTCTTCGGCAGCAGTAAAAAGCCTGAcccaaaagacaaagatgacTTTGATTTTTATGACTAG